A region from the Tahibacter amnicola genome encodes:
- the murU gene encoding N-acetylmuramate alpha-1-phosphate uridylyltransferase MurU: MKALIFAAGRGERMRPLTDHTPKPLLHVGGKPLIVWHLERLAQLGVREVVINTSWLGSQFPAVLGDGARWDLRIHYSHEGTEPLETGGGMLHARHLLGESPFYVVSADIFCDMDLSLLPQSPGGLAHLALVDNPPHHPTGDFALDEAGVVHVDHNTAPRLTYSGIGVFRAALLDDWHTVAAAEPGASAHPPRFKLVTLLRAACARGMVSGQHHRGEWADVGTPQRLRELDDALRGISR; encoded by the coding sequence CGGCCGCGGCGAGCGCATGCGTCCACTGACGGATCACACGCCCAAGCCGCTGCTGCACGTCGGCGGAAAGCCACTGATCGTGTGGCACCTGGAACGGCTGGCGCAATTGGGCGTCAGAGAGGTCGTGATCAATACGTCCTGGCTGGGTTCGCAATTTCCCGCGGTGCTGGGCGACGGCGCGCGCTGGGACCTGCGCATCCACTACAGCCATGAAGGTACGGAACCACTGGAAACCGGCGGCGGCATGCTGCACGCGCGTCATCTGCTGGGCGAGTCGCCGTTCTACGTGGTCAGTGCGGATATTTTTTGCGACATGGACTTGTCGCTTCTGCCGCAGTCGCCAGGCGGGTTGGCCCATCTGGCCCTGGTCGACAACCCGCCGCACCATCCCACGGGCGATTTCGCGCTCGACGAGGCTGGTGTCGTCCATGTCGACCACAACACTGCGCCACGCCTGACCTATTCCGGCATCGGCGTGTTCCGCGCCGCCCTGCTGGATGACTGGCACACCGTGGCCGCCGCCGAGCCCGGCGCCAGCGCGCATCCGCCACGCTTCAAGCTGGTCACCCTGCTCCGCGCCGCCTGCGCGCGCGGAATGGTCAGCGGGCAGCATCACCGCGGCGAATGGGCCGACGTGGGGACTCCACAGCGTCTGCGCGAACTCGACGACGCCCTGCGCGGAATTTCGCGCTAG
- a CDS encoding type 1 glutamine amidotransferase produces MPRLLVFQHVAAEPLGTLDRLIRQRGHRIKFVNFEREPDAQPCLDRYRGLVVLGGPMNVEDQERRPHLKTELRAIETALAQNKPVLGICLGAQLLAHVLGAPVQRHRETEIGWYDVKTTEAGRSDPVLAPLGAVHPVFQWHSYTFEVPRDAHHLAETASCANQAFRYGQNAYGFQFHLEANRALIERWLSIPSYRDDMLAASLPHDEAAIRARTASAAAVMEATAERVFNNFLDLVGRPARRILLGSSR; encoded by the coding sequence ATGCCGCGTCTTCTCGTATTCCAGCATGTCGCCGCCGAGCCGCTGGGTACGCTCGACCGCCTGATCCGGCAGCGCGGCCATCGCATCAAGTTCGTCAATTTCGAGCGCGAGCCCGACGCGCAGCCGTGCCTGGACCGCTACCGCGGCCTGGTCGTCCTGGGTGGCCCGATGAACGTCGAGGATCAGGAGCGCCGCCCGCACCTGAAAACCGAGCTGCGCGCGATCGAAACCGCCCTGGCCCAGAACAAGCCCGTGCTGGGCATCTGCCTGGGCGCGCAGCTGCTGGCCCACGTCCTGGGCGCACCGGTGCAACGCCATCGCGAAACGGAAATCGGCTGGTACGACGTGAAAACCACCGAAGCCGGCCGAAGCGATCCGGTGCTCGCACCGCTGGGGGCGGTGCATCCGGTGTTCCAATGGCATTCCTATACATTTGAGGTGCCGCGTGATGCGCATCACCTGGCCGAGACCGCCAGCTGCGCCAACCAGGCGTTTCGCTACGGTCAGAACGCGTACGGTTTCCAGTTTCACCTGGAGGCCAACCGCGCCTTGATCGAACGATGGCTGTCGATTCCGAGCTATCGCGACGACATGCTGGCGGCCTCGCTACCGCACGACGAAGCGGCCATCCGCGCGCGCACCGCGAGCGCGGCCGCCGTGATGGAGGCCACTGCCGAGCGCGTATTCAACAACTTTCTCGACCTCGTCGGCCGGCCGGCCCGGCGCATCCTGCTGGGATCAAGCCGCTAG
- a CDS encoding M13 family metallopeptidase — MNHRAIKPLALALALTCFGAHANGITPTRGIDVSQLNASAKPCDDFFGYVNANWLKANAIPGDRATWGSFEILDEMSMAATHELAQSAAKNLATAKPESMEYKVGAFYQSGMDADAANKAGITPIADYLTRIDALKSPADIAAFVRDTHVQGLGLLFNFGGEADFKNSSMEIAYALQGGLGLPERAYYLEDGKDGSYKKIREAYVAHIARTLELGGVESAAAKAQADKVLAFEKRLAGVSLAPVEMRSPENQYNYVTLDAAAAANPNLGWKQLFTELKLADTKGFSLSQPKFFGEVDKMLTDVPAADWQAYLRFKIIDGAAPYLTDALAEESFNFYGRTLRGQKENQPRWKRVMESIENGMGMGLGQLYVARNFPPEAKQRAQALVDDLRQATKTRIEKLAWMSEDTKKKALEKWSTFTPKIGYPETWRSWDGLVIKSDSYFANVAASAKFNQDYAMSKINKPVDRKEWGMTPQTVNAYYNPLQNEIVFPAGILQPPFFDAKADDALNYGGIGAVIGHEMMHGYDDEGSKFDAKGNLSDWWTKEDREKFESRTAKLVQQFDDYVAIDGLHVKGQLTLGENIADLGGLSVAHDAFKLAQARKGEDAGKKIDNLTPDQRFFVNFAQVWRRAFRDEELKRRLNVDPHAPAQFRAIGAPSNMPAFAQAFECKTGSAMVRDEQKQVKIW; from the coding sequence ATGAACCACCGTGCCATCAAACCGCTTGCCCTGGCGCTCGCGCTGACCTGCTTCGGTGCCCATGCCAACGGCATCACGCCGACGCGGGGCATCGACGTGTCGCAGCTCAATGCGTCCGCCAAGCCTTGCGACGACTTCTTCGGCTACGTCAACGCCAACTGGCTCAAGGCGAACGCGATCCCCGGCGACCGCGCCACCTGGGGCAGCTTCGAGATCCTCGACGAGATGTCGATGGCGGCGACGCACGAGCTGGCCCAGTCCGCGGCCAAGAACCTCGCCACCGCCAAGCCGGAGTCGATGGAGTACAAGGTCGGTGCGTTCTACCAGAGCGGCATGGACGCGGATGCCGCCAACAAGGCCGGCATCACCCCGATCGCCGACTACCTCACGCGTATCGATGCGCTCAAGTCGCCCGCCGACATCGCCGCGTTCGTGCGCGACACGCACGTCCAGGGCCTGGGCCTGCTGTTCAATTTCGGCGGCGAAGCGGACTTCAAGAACTCCTCGATGGAAATTGCCTACGCGCTGCAGGGCGGGCTGGGCCTGCCCGAGCGCGCCTATTACCTCGAGGACGGCAAGGACGGCAGCTACAAGAAGATCCGCGAGGCCTATGTCGCCCACATCGCCAGGACACTGGAGCTGGGCGGCGTAGAGAGTGCCGCGGCAAAGGCCCAGGCCGACAAGGTGCTGGCGTTCGAGAAGCGCCTGGCGGGAGTGTCGCTGGCACCGGTGGAAATGCGCTCGCCGGAGAACCAGTACAACTACGTCACCCTCGATGCCGCGGCCGCCGCCAATCCGAACCTGGGCTGGAAGCAGCTGTTCACCGAGCTGAAGCTGGCCGACACGAAGGGTTTCTCCCTGTCGCAGCCGAAGTTCTTCGGTGAAGTCGACAAGATGCTCACCGACGTTCCGGCTGCCGACTGGCAGGCGTATCTGCGCTTCAAGATCATCGACGGCGCCGCTCCCTACCTCACCGACGCATTGGCCGAGGAATCGTTCAACTTCTACGGCCGCACGCTGCGCGGCCAGAAAGAAAACCAGCCGCGCTGGAAGCGCGTGATGGAATCGATCGAGAACGGCATGGGCATGGGCCTGGGCCAGCTCTACGTCGCCAGGAACTTCCCCCCGGAAGCCAAGCAGCGCGCCCAGGCGCTGGTGGACGACCTGCGCCAGGCGACCAAGACGCGCATCGAAAAGCTGGCCTGGATGAGCGAGGACACCAAGAAGAAGGCGCTGGAGAAGTGGAGCACCTTCACGCCGAAGATCGGCTATCCGGAAACCTGGCGCAGCTGGGACGGCCTGGTGATCAAGAGCGACAGCTACTTCGCCAATGTCGCAGCGTCGGCGAAGTTCAACCAGGACTATGCCATGTCCAAGATCAACAAGCCGGTTGATCGCAAGGAATGGGGCATGACGCCGCAGACGGTGAATGCCTACTACAACCCGTTGCAGAACGAGATCGTGTTCCCGGCCGGCATCCTGCAGCCGCCCTTCTTTGACGCCAAGGCCGACGACGCCCTCAACTACGGCGGCATCGGCGCGGTCATCGGCCACGAAATGATGCACGGCTATGACGACGAAGGCAGCAAGTTCGACGCCAAGGGCAACCTTTCGGACTGGTGGACAAAGGAAGATCGGGAAAAATTTGAATCCCGCACCGCCAAGCTGGTGCAGCAGTTCGACGACTACGTCGCGATCGACGGCCTGCACGTGAAAGGGCAGCTGACCCTGGGCGAAAACATCGCCGATCTGGGCGGCCTGAGCGTCGCGCACGATGCCTTCAAGCTGGCCCAGGCGCGCAAGGGCGAGGACGCCGGCAAGAAGATCGACAACCTGACGCCGGACCAGCGCTTCTTCGTCAACTTCGCCCAGGTGTGGCGCCGCGCATTCCGCGACGAAGAGCTCAAGCGTCGTCTCAATGTCGATCCGCACGCCCCGGCGCAGTTCCGCGCCATCGGCGCGCCGTCGAACATGCCGGCCTTCGCACAGGCCTTCGAGTGCAAGACCGGTAGCGCCATGGTGCGTGACGAGCAGAAGCAGGTGAAGATCTGGTAA
- a CDS encoding DUF3060 domain-containing protein translates to MKTFACSVLALAGLLVAQASVAQSDNPDGKIEQNNNKAVTHNCGEAGSLSLVGSGNEVTVTGECTLVAIKGGNNTVRINRVSQINVDGDGNQVSWVDGTGPGNQATSKVAGRNNVVTQEKPVEAH, encoded by the coding sequence ATGAAAACGTTCGCCTGTTCCGTCCTCGCGCTCGCGGGTCTGCTGGTCGCGCAGGCTTCGGTTGCACAGTCCGATAATCCGGATGGCAAGATCGAGCAGAACAACAACAAGGCTGTCACGCACAACTGTGGTGAAGCCGGAAGCCTGTCCCTGGTAGGCTCCGGGAACGAAGTGACCGTCACCGGCGAGTGCACGCTCGTCGCGATCAAGGGCGGTAACAACACGGTTCGCATCAACCGCGTCTCGCAGATCAATGTCGACGGCGACGGCAACCAGGTCTCCTGGGTCGACGGTACTGGCCCGGGAAACCAGGCCACGTCGAAAGTCGCCGGCCGCAACAATGTCGTCACCCAGGAAAAACCGGTGGAAGCGCACTGA
- a CDS encoding type IV pilin protein, with the protein MYTKKSKGFTLIEVVVVVLIISILAAIAISAYGRYSFRARRADGREFAMRIVQAEERFYTNFNRYTPTLGAGGLGFTGGALSSERNYYDGAVAVAADGQSFTVTVTPKDAQASDDCGWLSITNMGAKASEKTSTNGSCW; encoded by the coding sequence ATGTATACAAAGAAGAGCAAAGGCTTCACCCTGATCGAGGTCGTGGTGGTCGTGCTGATCATCAGCATCCTCGCCGCTATCGCCATCTCGGCCTACGGGCGCTACAGCTTCCGTGCGCGTCGCGCGGACGGCCGCGAGTTCGCGATGCGTATCGTGCAGGCCGAAGAACGGTTCTATACCAACTTCAATCGCTACACGCCGACGCTGGGCGCCGGCGGCCTGGGCTTCACCGGCGGTGCGCTCAGTTCCGAGCGCAACTACTACGACGGCGCTGTCGCAGTGGCTGCCGACGGCCAGAGCTTCACCGTCACGGTGACGCCGAAGGATGCGCAGGCCAGCGACGATTGCGGCTGGCTGTCGATCACCAATATGGGCGCCAAGGCTTCCGAAAAGACGTCTACCAACGGCTCGTGCTGGTAA